Proteins encoded by one window of Mustelus asterias unplaced genomic scaffold, sMusAst1.hap1.1 HAP1_SCAFFOLD_96, whole genome shotgun sequence:
- the LOC144484236 gene encoding uncharacterized protein LOC144484236 — protein MERKSTVHSGEKLYTCSVCGQGFSQSSGLLKHKCSHDREKPWKCGDCEKGFNHPSDLETHRHSHTGERPFTCSVCRKGFTQSSHLLRHQRVHTDERPFKCSNCGKCCKGFGDLMSHQRVHTDGRPFKCSDCVKCYKSSGELMSHQRVHTDERPFKCPDCGKCYKSSGELMHHQRVHTDERPFRCSHCGTGFRKSSGLTEHQRIHTGERPFICIKCGKGFTQSSTLLRHQLVHTEERPFKCTDCGKCYKSSGELMLHQRVHTDERPFRCSYCGTGFKQSSQLSKHQRIHTGERPFTCSECGKGFARSSDLMAHQRVHTDERPFKCPDCGKCYKSSRDQILHQRAHSDERPFRCSHCGTGKCYKSSRQLLHHQRVHTEERPFNCSQCGKEFTRSSSLQTHQRVHTGERPFTCSQCGEGFTRSSSLRTHQRVHTGERPFTCSQCEKGFTDLSTLQRHQRVHTGERPFTCSQCGKGFTDLSTLRRHQRVHTGEWPFTCSMCGKGFSQLAKLETHQRVHTGERPFTCSQCEKGFTSLFTLRSHQRVHTGERPFTCSQCGKGFRVSSQLLRHQQVHK, from the exons ATGGAAAGAAAAAGCacagttcacagtggggagaaactgtacacatgttctgtgtgtggacaaggcttcagccAATCATCCGGCCTGTtaaaacataaatgcagtcacgacagggagaaaccgtggaaatgtggagactgtgagaagggattcaatcacccatctgacctggaaactcatcgacacagtcacaccggagagagaccattcacatgcTCTGTGTGTAGGAAAGGATTCacccagtcatcccacctgctgagacaccagcgagttcacactgacgagagaccttttaaatgctcaaaCTGTGGGAAGTGCTGTAAAGGTTTTGGCgatctgatgtcccatcaacgtgttcacactgacgggagaccttttaaatgctcagattgtgtaaagtgctataaaa gttctggggaactgatgtcccatcaacgtgttcacactgatgagagaccttttaaatgtccagactgtgggaaatgctataaaagttctggggaactgatgcaccatcaacgtgttcacactgatgagagaccattcaggtgctctcactgtgggactgggttcaggaaaTCATCAGGCCTCACtgaacaccagcggattcacactggggagagaccgttcatttGCATTAAATGTGGTAAGGGATTCACGCAGTCATCAACCTTGCTAAGACACCAGCTAGTTCACACTgaagagagaccttttaaatgtacagactgtgggaaatgctataaaagttctggggaactgatgctccatcaacgtgttcacactgatgagagaccgttcaggtgctcttactgcgggactgggttcaagcaatcatctcaactctctaaacaccagaggattcacactggggagag accattcacttgctcagagtgtgggaaaggattcgctcGGTCCTCTGACTTgatggcacaccagcgagttcacactgatgagagaccatttaaatgtccagactgtgggaagtgctataaaagttcccgGGACCAGATACTCCATCAACGTGCTCACAGTGacgagaggccattcagatgctctcattgtgggactgg GAAGTGCTACAAAAGTTCCCGGCAACTGCTCCAccatcaacgagttcacactgaggagagaccttttaa ctgttctcagtgtgggaaggaattcactcggtcatccagcctgcagacacaccagcgagttcacactggggagagaccgttcacctgctctcagtgtggggagggattcactcggtcatctagcctgcggacacaccagcgagttcacactggggagaggccattcacctgctctcagtgtgagaagggattcactgatttatccaccctgcagagacaccagcgagttcacactggggagagaccgttcacctgctctcagtgtgggaagggattcactgatttatccaccctgcggagacaccagcgagttcacactggggagtggccgttcacctgctctatgtgtgggaaggggttcagtcaattagctAAGCTGGAGAcccaccagcgtgttcacactggggagagaccattcacctgctctcagtgtgagaagggattcactagtTTATTCACCCTGCggagtcaccagcgagttcacactggggagaggccgttcacctgctctcagtgtgggaagggattcagagtttcatcccagctgctgagacaccaacaagttcacaagtga
- the LOC144484245 gene encoding uncharacterized protein LOC144484245, producing the protein MEKPWKCGDCGKGFSCPSHLEAHRRSHTGERPFTCSVCGKGFTRLSCLQTHDLVHSDNKPFTCSDCEKSFKRKPDLLTHQRIHTGQRPFTCSVCGKGFTQSSNLQTHQQVHTGERPFTCSECGKGFIHSSILLKHQRVHTRERLFTCSVCGKGFIQSSHLLRHKRVHTGERPFTCSQCGKRFTNSSHLLRHQRVHK; encoded by the coding sequence atggagaaaccatggaaatgtggggactgtgggaagggattcagttgtCCTTCCCATCTGGaggctcatcgacgcagtcacaccggggaacggccattcacctgctctgtgtgtgggaaaggatttactcggttaTCCTGTCTTCAGACACACGATCTTGTTCATTCTGATAACAAACCtttcacttgctctgactgtgagaagagctttaaaaggaaACCGGATTTGCTGactcaccaacgcattcacactgggcagagaccgttcacctgctctgtatgtgggaagggattcactcagtcatccaacctgcagacacaccagcaagttcacactggggagaggccattcacctgctccgagtgtgggaagggattcattcactcATCAATTCTGctaaaacaccagcgagttcacacgcgggagagactgttcacctgctctgtgtgtgggaagggatttattcagtcatcccacctactgAGACACAaaagagttcacacaggggagaggccattcacctgctcccagtgtgggaagagattcactaattcatcccacctactgagacaccagcgagttcacaagtga